GATAGACTTTGACATTGCGTCTACGAGGATTTATAACAATAACAATAGAAGTGCCATATTTTAGCCAAAGAGCAATTTTGTCTTCAACTTCATCATAAGTATCATTAGGAGAAACAACTTCAACAGCTAAATCAGGAGCGAAAGACCAATAGCCTTTAGGAATACCTGTTTCAGGAATACGAGCTTTACTAACAAAAGCTAAATCAGGGGCGCGAGTTGTATCTGGGTTTTTAGCAAGTGTAAAACCTGTTTCAGCAGCACAAATTACCCCTAAATCATGTAAATCTACAAAATAGCCTAACGCAATAGTAAAAGTAGCAGCCAATACTCCATGTTCTCCGCCTGCTGGGGCCATACGGCGTAATTCTCCTTCAATTAATTCATATCTATAACCATCTTTTGGCATTTGTAATAATTCATCTTCTGTAACAAGAGTTTTTATTGCTGTAGTCATAACTCTTAGTTCCTATCTGTCTTAAAATAAGTAGTCCCTCATTAGATCTTTTAGCTTTAGGATTGATTATAAGTTAAGGCCAAAGAAATGGCGATTTAATAACTCAACCCTAACCTGGCAAGTTAACTAAATTTTTCTTAAAATTCTGGGCAACATATTTATTCTTAGCCCGATAATTTCACTGAATAGCCATTCATTTCTTTAAGCTACAAAAATATTTCAAATTAGGCAGGAAAGCACCTATGCGTATCTCTAATGACTCCATCAATCAAGCAATCCAAAATAATCAACAAACTGATAGCATCCAAAAATCCCAAACATCTGATCATTCTCATAGTGATGAACCATTGCGCGATGTAGTGATGCAAAACACAGCAATGAGGCAAGAGTTAACTCAAGATTTGCCTACGCATTTAACTCGTCTTTCTGGTCAATTTGAAAAATCTAAAACTGACTTTCAAGCTCAAGCTACACGTCAAGCGGCTAACGTCGGGCTGCCAGCCACCTCAAGCACAGCAGCAAAACCTATAAAACCAAGTGATATAACTAGCAGTCGTAGCTTTGACCGCCTTTCCCCTTCTCAAAAAGGTTTAGTTAGAGATGTACTTGCACAAAATGCAGGTAATTCTCAAGTTGCAGGCCAACTTAAAGAAATGATCGATAGTCCGATGTTTTTTAAGAAGCTAACTAGCAATGATCGTAGCTATGCGCTAAATGGCTTGGCAAAAAGCCCAGGAGCTTTAGCCGCAGATTTACTTGATTTTACCCAAACAGCTAGTTATAAGGGCTTTAGCAAAATGCAAAAACAACAAGGTCAA
The window above is part of the Blastocatellia bacterium genome. Proteins encoded here:
- a CDS encoding Uma2 family endonuclease, whose translation is MTTAIKTLVTEDELLQMPKDGYRYELIEGELRRMAPAGGEHGVLAATFTIALGYFVDLHDLGVICAAETGFTLAKNPDTTRAPDLAFVSKARIPETGIPKGYWSFAPDLAVEVVSPNDTYDEVEDKIALWLKYGTSIVIVINPRRRNVKVYRSLTNINIFNTADTLTLPDMFSGFSYPVAKLFR